The proteins below come from a single Streptococcus canis genomic window:
- a CDS encoding ROK family protein, producing the protein MTLLCLDMGGTSLKFALYQNGQLSQQSSFPTPADLESFYQLLDQEVARYSAYHFSGIAISSPGAVNKEKGIIEGASAIPYIHHFKIQEALEERLHYPISIENDANCAALAEATLGAGKGASSLAMLVLGTGVGGSLVIDGKIYHGAHLFGGEFGFMIMNPHMQTFSQLGTVVNMAKRYSAAVNDGKAYTGKAVLMLAEQGDPLALTERQIFLQSLAIGIFNIQHAFDPQLMLIGGGVSQADFLLPAIEAELDKLYQAVEITNLRPQLAICHFKNEANLLGAAIDFYQEHKEK; encoded by the coding sequence ATGACCTTATTATGTCTTGATATGGGAGGTACCTCCCTCAAATTTGCCCTCTACCAAAATGGTCAACTGAGCCAACAAAGCAGTTTTCCTACTCCTGCTGATCTTGAAAGTTTCTATCAGTTGCTCGACCAAGAAGTTGCTCGCTACTCTGCTTACCATTTCTCAGGAATTGCCATCAGTTCACCTGGGGCAGTCAATAAAGAAAAGGGTATTATCGAAGGCGCCAGCGCTATTCCCTACATTCACCATTTTAAAATCCAAGAAGCCTTAGAGGAACGGCTACATTACCCTATTTCTATCGAAAACGATGCCAATTGTGCAGCCTTAGCTGAAGCTACCTTAGGGGCAGGAAAAGGCGCTAGTAGCCTAGCCATGCTTGTTTTGGGAACTGGAGTTGGAGGTAGCTTGGTCATTGATGGCAAGATTTACCATGGTGCTCATTTATTCGGCGGTGAATTTGGTTTTATGATTATGAATCCGCACATGCAAACCTTCAGTCAGTTAGGGACAGTGGTTAATATGGCCAAGCGGTATAGTGCAGCCGTCAATGATGGAAAAGCTTATACTGGCAAAGCTGTCCTTATGCTCGCAGAGCAAGGAGATCCCCTAGCACTTACAGAAAGGCAGATCTTTCTCCAAAGTTTAGCTATCGGTATTTTTAACATTCAACACGCCTTTGACCCTCAACTAATGTTAATCGGAGGCGGTGTTTCCCAAGCTGATTTTTTACTGCCAGCGATTGAAGCTGAACTAGACAAACTCTACCAAGCTGTCGAAATCACCAACCTTAGACCTCAACTAGCTATTTGTCACTTTAAAAACGAAGCCAATCTTCTGGGAGCTGCCATTGATTTTTACCAAGAACACAAGGAGAAATGA
- a CDS encoding ABC transporter permease, producing the protein MTKQTNKKTSFWKNMIKYRALLLMVLPGFIWFIFFFYIPVLANVVAFKDFHYSAGGFMESLKESPWVGLDNFKYLFASKDAWLITRNTIAYNVIFLLFNVFFAIAFAIIMSELRNKKTVKVYHTMSLLPYFLSWVVIEYFVSAFLNTDKGFINQLLVGSGSSPIKWYSNPTWWPLILLFMSVWKGLGYNSIIYYASVKGISDTYYEAAMVDGANKWQQIKNITIPQLLPMMSILLIINIGSIFKSDFGLFYVIPKNSGPLYDVTSVLDTYVYNALTATGDIGMASAASLYQSVVGTCILLATNAIVRRMDPDAALF; encoded by the coding sequence ATGACCAAACAAACCAACAAAAAGACATCCTTTTGGAAAAATATGATTAAATACCGAGCCCTGCTGTTAATGGTATTACCAGGTTTCATCTGGTTCATTTTTTTCTTTTACATTCCAGTATTAGCCAATGTCGTTGCTTTTAAGGATTTCCATTATTCAGCCGGAGGCTTTATGGAGAGTTTAAAAGAGAGTCCTTGGGTTGGTTTAGATAATTTTAAATACCTCTTTGCTTCCAAAGATGCCTGGCTGATTACTAGAAACACCATTGCTTATAATGTAATCTTTTTACTGTTCAATGTTTTCTTTGCTATCGCATTTGCCATCATCATGAGTGAATTGCGAAATAAGAAAACTGTTAAAGTTTATCATACCATGTCCTTACTGCCCTATTTCTTATCTTGGGTTGTTATTGAATACTTTGTTTCTGCCTTTTTAAACACTGATAAAGGTTTTATTAATCAACTTCTGGTTGGCAGTGGCAGTAGCCCAATCAAATGGTATTCCAATCCAACTTGGTGGCCTTTGATTTTACTTTTCATGAGTGTCTGGAAGGGGCTAGGTTACAACAGTATTATCTATTACGCTTCGGTAAAAGGCATTTCAGATACCTACTATGAAGCTGCTATGGTGGACGGGGCTAACAAGTGGCAGCAGATTAAGAATATTACCATTCCTCAATTATTGCCGATGATGTCCATCTTATTGATTATTAATATTGGTAGTATCTTTAAGTCGGACTTTGGGCTCTTCTATGTTATTCCAAAAAATTCAGGCCCTCTTTATGATGTGACCAGTGTTTTGGACACTTATGTTTATAATGCCTTGACCGCCACGGGAGATATTGGGATGGCATCAGCTGCTAGTTTGTATCAGTCGGTCGTCGGGACTTGCATCTTGTTAGCCACCAATGCGATTGTTCGTCGTATGGATCCCGATGCGGCCTTGTTCTAG
- a CDS encoding sensor histidine kinase, which translates to MTIKTLGKYVTDYFKQGFLINRLMTLYSLLIVSFFTLAAIGLSSYSISNTYKRVDTEAQMRLEDTLSKLQSQNYITLRVLEQLVGRSEDYRNLYQYMMLTPNQYFSKVFEDWEKGKDTVLFSEEVRRLFDLYPDLISISLLLDDSSAYLYADRAIKTGRLLYGKPDKLRGNFLVRSIRNPESGDVTGRLYLTFNEPTTVIRPQENHYLASFAFDYYGRKLFCQGGKGFPHLEADMRQAIKAEQAIDLSSLNKAYKIQYNRSGDLLAYVAIKKSYLLLEAVRTVLMYSCCSLLLAWLLLQLLFRVFRNYIKQVSEITDTIEMVAAGDLSLTIDNSHMELELYHISEAINQMLASIKAYIDEVYVLEVEQRNAQMRALQSQINPHFLYNTLEYIRMYALSCQQEELADVIYAFASLLRNNISQDKMTTLKEELAFCEKYIYLYQMRYPDSFAYHVKIDESLANIEIPKFVIQPLVENYFVHGIDYNRHDNALSIKALDETDHFLIQILDNGRGISQERLLALEKNLQEQKTTGNSSIGLQNVYLRLFHHFRDRVSWSMAGGSTGGFIIQIRIRKDT; encoded by the coding sequence ATGACCATTAAAACGTTGGGAAAGTATGTGACCGACTATTTTAAGCAAGGCTTTTTGATTAATCGGCTGATGACATTATATAGCCTGTTAATTGTAAGTTTTTTCACTTTGGCAGCTATTGGCTTGAGCAGTTATTCTATCAGTAATACGTATAAAAGAGTGGATACTGAGGCGCAGATGCGACTGGAGGATACTTTAAGCAAGTTGCAGTCCCAAAATTATATTACCCTACGGGTTTTAGAGCAGTTGGTTGGCCGTTCAGAAGATTATCGTAACCTCTATCAATACATGATGTTAACCCCAAACCAGTATTTTTCAAAAGTTTTTGAAGACTGGGAAAAAGGAAAAGACACGGTCCTATTTTCAGAAGAGGTGAGACGACTCTTTGACTTGTACCCTGATTTGATTTCCATAAGCTTGTTGCTAGATGACAGTAGTGCTTACCTGTACGCTGATAGGGCCATTAAGACAGGGCGTCTCCTGTATGGCAAACCAGATAAGTTAAGAGGCAATTTTCTGGTTCGTTCTATTCGAAACCCTGAGTCAGGAGATGTGACTGGCCGTCTTTACCTGACTTTTAATGAGCCAACTACTGTCATAAGGCCGCAAGAAAATCATTATTTAGCTAGTTTTGCCTTTGATTATTATGGCCGTAAACTTTTTTGTCAAGGGGGCAAGGGATTCCCCCATTTGGAAGCAGATATGAGGCAGGCCATTAAGGCTGAACAAGCAATCGATCTGAGTAGTCTTAATAAGGCCTATAAGATTCAATACAACCGTTCAGGGGACTTACTTGCCTATGTGGCCATCAAGAAGTCTTACTTGTTACTGGAAGCTGTCCGAACAGTTTTAATGTACAGCTGTTGTTCACTGTTATTGGCTTGGTTATTATTACAACTCCTCTTTAGAGTTTTTCGAAATTACATCAAGCAGGTTTCTGAGATTACAGATACCATTGAAATGGTTGCAGCAGGAGACCTGTCTTTAACCATCGACAACAGCCATATGGAATTGGAATTGTACCATATTTCGGAAGCCATTAATCAGATGTTGGCCAGTATTAAAGCTTATATTGATGAGGTTTACGTGTTAGAGGTGGAGCAGCGAAATGCCCAAATGAGAGCCCTGCAATCTCAAATAAACCCTCACTTTTTATACAATACCCTAGAATATATTCGGATGTACGCCCTTAGTTGCCAACAAGAAGAGCTGGCAGATGTCATCTATGCTTTTGCTAGTTTGCTGCGTAACAATATCAGTCAGGACAAGATGACAACTCTTAAAGAAGAATTGGCTTTTTGTGAAAAATACATTTACCTCTACCAAATGCGTTACCCAGATAGCTTTGCCTACCATGTCAAAATTGATGAAAGTCTTGCTAACATAGAAATTCCTAAATTTGTCATTCAACCTCTCGTTGAAAATTATTTTGTTCATGGCATTGATTATAACCGTCACGATAATGCCTTGAGCATCAAGGCTTTGGATGAAACAGACCATTTCTTGATACAGATTCTTGATAATGGACGCGGGATTAGCCAAGAGCGTTTGCTAGCTCTAGAAAAAAACCTACAAGAGCAAAAAACAACAGGCAATAGCTCTATTGGCTTGCAAAATGTTTATCTCCGTCTTTTCCATCATTTTCGAGATAGGGTTTCTTGGTCCATGGCAGGGGGGTCAACTGGTGGCTTTATCATTCAAATTAGGATTAGAAAGGACACTTGA
- a CDS encoding carbohydrate ABC transporter permease, which produces MEKKKKVKKVNVRTFDRKTNAIFNILIGLFAISCIIPFIFVIIISFTDESYLINHGYSFFPTAWSTDAYHYILQGAMSQRIMKSFGVSVFITVVGTFINTTMTSTYAYAISRPYFPYRRFFTVYALITMLFAPGLVANYLVVSNLLQLKDTVWALILPMALGPFGILVMRTFFKKTVPDSIIESARMDGASEWMIFMKIVLPLAVPGIATISLFSALTYWNDWFNALLYVQSESLYPMQYLLMKIQSNLQALAQNAGMSAQMADSLASLPKESVRMAIVVIATLPIALTYPFFQKYFVGGLTIGGVKE; this is translated from the coding sequence ATGGAGAAAAAGAAAAAAGTCAAAAAGGTTAATGTTAGAACTTTTGATCGAAAAACCAATGCTATCTTTAATATTCTGATTGGTCTTTTTGCCATCTCTTGTATCATTCCTTTTATCTTTGTGATTATTATTTCGTTTACAGATGAAAGTTACTTGATTAACCATGGTTATAGTTTTTTTCCGACAGCTTGGTCCACAGACGCTTACCATTATATTTTACAAGGGGCCATGTCACAGAGGATTATGAAATCATTTGGGGTATCTGTTTTTATCACAGTGGTGGGAACCTTTATTAACACAACCATGACCTCAACCTATGCTTATGCTATTTCAAGGCCTTATTTCCCTTATAGACGCTTTTTCACGGTCTATGCTCTCATTACCATGCTGTTTGCACCAGGGCTGGTTGCCAATTACTTGGTGGTCAGCAATTTACTGCAATTGAAAGATACGGTTTGGGCTTTGATTTTACCAATGGCTCTGGGGCCATTTGGCATTTTGGTCATGAGAACCTTCTTTAAAAAGACGGTTCCAGATAGTATTATTGAATCAGCTCGTATGGATGGGGCTAGTGAATGGATGATTTTTATGAAAATTGTTCTGCCCTTGGCTGTTCCAGGGATTGCCACCATCAGTTTATTTTCTGCCTTGACTTATTGGAATGACTGGTTCAATGCTTTGTTGTATGTGCAAAGTGAGAGTCTTTACCCAATGCAATACTTGTTAATGAAAATTCAGAGCAACTTACAGGCCTTGGCACAAAATGCCGGTATGAGTGCACAGATGGCAGATAGCCTAGCATCCTTGCCAAAAGAATCTGTTCGCATGGCTATTGTGGTCATTGCAACCTTACCAATTGCCCTAACGTATCCTTTTTTCCAAAAATATTTTGTCGGTGGTTTGACCATTGGTGGGGTAAAGGAATAG
- a CDS encoding YesL family protein gives MNGIEKACFLIWKMIQLTLIFHLLSLAGLIMFGVGPAWQTIVTLFLETSQEEKHYSLRRAFHLWKSSFKQANISFWLFGVSLAFLSTNLHWAVQFQSLFWFIISFLILIAMIWLSMTYCYMTFYEVIYAIRLWENIKLAFISVFLSFKDFLLMFAVLLGTALVTWQYKGLFLFLSFGALVFLLDLVTRSNRQLVDGVIDDH, from the coding sequence ATGAATGGAATTGAAAAAGCCTGTTTTCTAATTTGGAAAATGATTCAACTGACCCTCATTTTTCATCTTTTGTCCTTAGCTGGACTGATTATGTTTGGGGTGGGGCCTGCCTGGCAAACTATTGTCACCCTCTTTTTAGAAACTAGTCAAGAGGAGAAACACTATTCCTTAAGACGGGCTTTTCATCTTTGGAAGTCCTCTTTTAAACAAGCCAACATCAGCTTTTGGCTTTTTGGAGTTAGTCTCGCTTTTTTAAGTACCAATTTGCATTGGGCGGTGCAATTTCAATCCCTTTTTTGGTTTATCATTTCATTTCTGATTTTGATAGCCATGATTTGGTTGAGCATGACCTATTGCTACATGACCTTTTACGAGGTTATTTATGCCATTCGGTTGTGGGAAAACATCAAATTAGCCTTTATCAGTGTTTTCCTTAGTTTTAAAGATTTTTTGCTGATGTTTGCAGTTTTACTGGGAACTGCCTTAGTGACATGGCAATACAAGGGGTTATTTCTTTTTTTAAGCTTTGGCGCTCTGGTCTTTTTATTGGATCTTGTGACCAGATCCAATCGTCAGTTGGTAGATGGAGTGATTGATGACCATTAA
- a CDS encoding ABC transporter substrate-binding protein, whose translation MKKWQKIVCVTGTVLAASSLAACGSKSASKDSDVKLLMYQVGEKPDNFDELMTIANKRIKEKTGATVDLQYIGWGDWDDKMSTIIASGENYDIAFANNYVVNAQKGAFADLTTLMPKYAKKTYKNLDPAYIKGNTIDGKLYAFPVDANVYAQQMLSFNKELVDKYGLDISNINSYAEAENVLKQFHEKEPNTAAFAIGQVFSMSGDYDYPLTKNQPFAVKIDEGKPTIINQYEDESFKDNLRLMHKWYQEGLIPTDAATNTEGYPLEGNTWFMREETQGPMDYGDTILTNAAGKDIVSRPLTKPLKTTSQAQMANFVVSNVSKNKEKAVEVLSLLNSDPELLNGLVYGVEGKAWEKTGDKKIKLLDGYQPKMHMGAWNTGNNKILYTQESITDDMITKRDQSIKDAKESPILGFTVNTKSIKTELSNISNVMNRYKASINTGTVDPDEALPKLLADLKGAGWDKVQKEVQKQLDDFVAKDK comes from the coding sequence ATGAAAAAGTGGCAAAAAATCGTGTGTGTGACTGGGACTGTCCTTGCGGCATCTAGTTTAGCAGCCTGCGGAAGCAAATCAGCATCGAAGGACAGTGATGTCAAATTATTGATGTACCAAGTAGGTGAAAAACCTGATAACTTCGATGAATTGATGACAATCGCTAACAAGCGTATCAAGGAAAAAACAGGCGCAACGGTTGACCTTCAGTACATTGGTTGGGGCGACTGGGACGATAAAATGAGTACTATCATTGCCTCTGGTGAAAACTACGACATTGCTTTTGCCAATAACTATGTGGTCAATGCTCAAAAAGGAGCCTTTGCTGATTTGACAACATTAATGCCAAAATATGCGAAGAAAACTTATAAAAACTTAGACCCAGCCTACATTAAAGGAAATACGATTGACGGCAAACTTTATGCCTTCCCAGTAGATGCCAACGTCTATGCCCAACAAATGTTGTCTTTCAATAAAGAATTAGTGGATAAATATGGCCTTGATATTTCAAATATCAACTCCTATGCTGAGGCTGAAAATGTCTTGAAACAATTCCACGAAAAAGAACCAAACACAGCAGCTTTTGCCATTGGTCAAGTCTTTAGCATGTCAGGTGATTACGATTACCCATTGACTAAAAATCAGCCGTTCGCGGTTAAAATTGATGAAGGTAAGCCAACCATCATTAATCAATATGAAGATGAATCCTTTAAAGATAACCTCCGCTTGATGCACAAATGGTATCAAGAAGGTTTGATTCCAACAGATGCAGCGACCAATACAGAAGGCTACCCTCTAGAAGGAAACACTTGGTTCATGCGTGAAGAAACCCAAGGTCCTATGGACTACGGCGATACTATCTTGACTAATGCTGCTGGTAAAGACATTGTGTCTCGGCCATTGACTAAACCGTTAAAAACCACATCACAAGCCCAAATGGCAAACTTTGTAGTGTCAAACGTGTCTAAAAATAAGGAAAAAGCAGTTGAAGTCCTTTCTCTTCTTAATAGTGATCCTGAATTACTCAATGGCCTTGTTTACGGTGTTGAGGGCAAAGCTTGGGAAAAAACAGGCGACAAGAAAATCAAATTGCTTGATGGCTACCAACCAAAAATGCACATGGGTGCTTGGAACACTGGTAACAACAAAATTCTTTATACTCAAGAATCCATCACAGATGATATGATTACCAAACGTGACCAATCGATTAAAGATGCTAAAGAATCTCCAATCCTTGGGTTCACGGTTAATACTAAATCTATCAAAACTGAGTTGTCAAATATCTCAAACGTAATGAACCGTTATAAAGCAAGTATCAATACTGGTACAGTGGATCCTGACGAAGCCCTTCCAAAACTTCTTGCAGACCTCAAAGGTGCTGGTTGGGACAAGGTGCAAAAAGAAGTTCAAAAACAATTGGACGATTTTGTAGCTAAAGACAAGTAA